Proteins found in one Colletes latitarsis isolate SP2378_abdomen chromosome 8, iyColLati1, whole genome shotgun sequence genomic segment:
- the LOC143344482 gene encoding uncharacterized protein LOC143344482: MAHGVSEVLGEGNSVKMVHQKQQSVVHQPPQQQQQQNGTRKSVGVMGSRRIFAPAFKLKVLDSYRNDIDCRGNQRATARKYGIHRRQIQKWLQCEDNLRNSCAESGNTGVVSSSVIPSAGVSKPDGTVTEATGPAVTPAAPALNLSLARLHGDELATQQGPPPLLPHPHGGSPSSPQYAGQSTTVASVLPVRIGYQEYSGNQETPAHHLRREVDDRAQVTDSVRDYAETRVDQEQQASYYVLNADGQREIETSVSFDGRNEAKVYQTLTSYRVSPHQAHRYKENEIIGAMVHHQQQSNRHRSHQNYGDVDSSVDGKSSYGLLLAPSMIKTERASPDSAATPGPCESTCSPGATRVPLSPDSHRTTSTSSTSSTMSVHFDSPRASASPCSRVHVHEHAHASPTPDSEKPIRQSTETTAHIEEKGTEEEEEVAEEAAEIGRAVVKEELHIEEEETIDEGREADASSYVDYQRPPADLRPASPAHDREGYSLPSSPRGPASSGRSSTSCSDSEMDPLDCSSGGHNSSNDLARRRSFSLRFKLDVLDAFHRDVGVAGNQRATARKFGINRRQVQKWLGQETELRGEIAVRGNSRQRLGPIQDAASGESPVDLRTSNYVSSLSHDRIEPEYNLSPPPLYCCDVGSSSSQHLPYYHHSIVVDPSSESEPATSCNLSCCMDIHATTPASSCYQETSLRGSCYSEPQNRLYCYSPREYSSEIASVEEFSTSKRPHCTLSCCYEPLPSPKRLCLEADEPMAISPVCQEPPPQDTPLCLVKPKRLHDGDPSRTEPVTSTVPTPPASAAPPPPGPTSKKDAILFKPYLDNPVSKPAKEHAIQRGLSPLSSQNVINNNNNNCQSICNLNEGRGHDYALELSLRLPVSWRTHPSSYTEFPQVRSAFVRYPASPHYS; the protein is encoded by the coding sequence ATGGCTCACGGTGTGAGCGAAGTGCTCGGTGAGGGGAACTCGGTGAAAATGGTGCATCAAAAGCAGCAGTCGGTGGTGCATCAGCCgccgcaacaacaacaacaacaaaacGGCACGAGGAAATCGGTCGGAGTGATGGGCAGCAGACGCATATTCGCGCCGGCCTTCAAGCTCAAGGTTCTCGATTCCTACAGAAATGACATCGACTGTCGCGGCAACCAGCGGGCCACCGCGCGGAAATACGGTATCCATCGCCGTCAGATACAAAAGTGGTTACAGTGCGAGGATAATCTGAGAAACAGTTGCGCCGAGAGTGGAAACACGGGAGTCGTATCGTCGTCGGTGATTCCTTCCGCGGGTGTTTCCAAGCCGGACGGTACCGTGACGGAAGCCACGGGGCCTGCCGTGACTCCAGCAGCGCCGGCCTTGAACCTCAGCCTCGCCAGACTGCACGGCGACGAGCTGGCTACGCAGCAAGGGCCCCCACCTCTTCTTCCTCATCCTCATGGTGGTTCACCCTCTTCGCCCCAATATGCCGGTCAATCCACCACGGTCGCCTCGGTTTTGCCCGTTCGAATCGGTTATCAAGAATACTCCGGTAATCAGGAGACGCCGGCGCATCATCTTCGTCGCGAGGTGGACGATCGCGCCCAGGTAACGGACTCTGTTCGCGATTACGCGGAAACACGCGTGGATCAGGAACAACAGGCGAGCTACTACGTTCTAAACGCGGACGGTCAACGAGAGATCGAGACCTCCGTGTCGTTCGACGGTCGAAACGAGGCGAAGGTGTACCAAACGCTCACGAGTTATCGCGTGTCTCCTCATCAGGCGCACCGATACAAGGAGAACGAAATAATCGGTGCGATGGTTCATCACCAGCAGCAGTCCAATCGTCATCGATCGCATCAGAATTACGGGGACGTGGATTCTTCCGTGGACGGGAAATCGTCGTACGGTTTGCTACTAGCGCCGTCGATGATAAAGACGGAACGAGCGAGCCCAGACTCGGCGGCGACGCCAGGGCCGTGCGAGTCTACGTGTTCCCCCGGTGCCACCAGAGTCCCACTCTCGCCCGATTCGCATCGCACAACCAGCACCAGCAGCACCAGCTCCACGATGTCCGTTCACTTCGATTCCCCGCGGGCGTCCGCGAGTCCCTGCTCGCGCGTGCACGTGCACGAACACGCACACGCGTCACCGACACCGGATTCCGAGAAGCCGATCCGACAGTCCACGGAGACAACGGCCCATATCGAAGAGAAGGGaacggaggaggaggaggaggttgCAGAGGAGGCAGCAGAAATCGGCAGGGCGGTGGTCAAGGAAGAATTGCACATAGAGGAGGAGGAAACGATCGACGAGGGAAGAGAGGCCGACGCATCCTCGTACGTCGATTATCAACGACCACCTGCCGACCTGCGTCCGGCGAGCCCGGCGCACGATCGAGAAGGATATTCCTTGCCCTCGAGCCCTCGAGGGCCCGCCAGTTCCGGGAGATCCAGCACCAGTTGCTCGGACAGCGAGATGGACCCTCTCGATTGCTCTTCCGGCGGACACAATTCGTCCAACGATCTCGCTCGTCGACGGTCCTTCTCCCTGCGCTTCAAGCTCGACGTTCTCGACGCTTTTCACAGGGACGTCGGCGTGGCGGGCAATCAGCGCGCCACCGCGCGAAAGTTCGGCATAAATCGACGACAAGTACAGAAATGGCTGGGCCAGGAGACGGAGCTCCGTGGCGAGATCGCCGTTCGCGGGAACTCGCGGCAACGGCTGGGCCCTATCCAGGATGCCGCTTCCGGTGAGTCACCGGTCGATCTGAGGACGTCGAATTACGTTTCCAGCTTGTCCCACGATCGGATCGAACCCGAGTACAACCTATCGCCACCGCCTCTTTACTGTTGCGACGTGGGTTCCTCTTCCTCGCAGCATCTTCCGTACTACCACCACTCGATCGTCGTGGATCCGTCCTCGGAGAGCGAGCCAGCGACTTCTTGCAATCTCTCCTGCTGCATGGACATCCACGCGACGACACCGGCGTCCTCGTGCTACCAGGAAACGTCCTTAAGAGGATCTTGTTACTCGGAGCCGCAGAACAGGCTGTACTGTTATTCCCCCAGAGAGTACTCGTCCGAGATCGCCTCCGTGGAGGAATTCTCGACCTCCAAGAGACCGCACTGCACGCTATCGTGCTGCTACGAGCCTCTGCCCTCGCCGAAGAGGCTCTGCTTGGAAGCGGACGAGCCCATGGCGATCAGTCCCGTTTGCCAGGAACCGCCTCCCCAGGACACGCCGCTTTGCCTCGTGAAACCGAAGAGGCTCCACGACGGTGACCCCTCGAGAACGGAGCCAGTGACCAGCACCGTCCCGACGCCGCCAGCATCCGCTGCGCCCCCGCCCCCGGGACCAACCTCCAAGAAGGACGCCATCCTTTTCAAACCGTACCTGGACAATCCCGTGAGCAAGCCCGCCAAGGAGCACGCGATCCAGAGGGGTCTCTCGCCCCTCAGCAGCCAGAACGTaatcaacaacaacaacaacaactgcCAAAGCATCTGCAATCTGAACGAAGGCAGGGGCCACGACTACGCCCTCGAGCTTAGTTTAAGACTGCCGGTATCCTGGAGGACTCATCCGAGTTCGTACACCGAGTTCCCGCAGGTCAGGAGCGCGTTCGTTAGGTATCCAGCGAGTCCTCATTACAGTTAA
- the Tyn gene encoding trynity, giving the protein MGSSAIGTMATIVASVTLLTLVTVSQAALARTAFEKLTDYDYRGTTYYSVRNLSLYECQGWCREEAECQAAAFSFVVNPLAPMQDTLCQLQNETAATNPAAQPQRAANMYYMTKLQIRSENVCLRPWSFERVPNKMIRGLDNALIYTSTKEACLAACLNEHRFTCRSVEYNYVTLQCHLSDSDRRTTGQYVQFVDAQGVDYFENLCLKGKEACKSQRIFQMPRIGVADDKVAQYAGLHYYTDKELQVQSESACRLACEIENEFLCRSFLYRGAPQGSAYNCQLFHLDHWTLPDGPSTYLNAERPLIDNGERVGTYFENYCEKGSGPIADPLPIVFETTEDPTINNLTRNDINCDKTGTCYDVSVDCKDTRIAVQVRTNKPFNGRIYALGRSETCNIDVINSDLFRLDLTMSGQDCNTQSVTGIYSNTVVLQHHSVVMTKADKIYKVKCTYDMSSKNITFGMMPIRDPEMISITSAPEAPPPRIRILDSRSREVETVRIGDKLTFRIEIPEDTPYGIFARSCVAMAKDSKSTFQIIDDEGCPVDPSIFPSFTPDGNALQSVYEAFRFTESYGVIFQCNVKYCLGPCEPAVCEWGRESVESWGKRRRRSLANATEEKSEDMTLSQEILVLDFGDEKQSEFLKSDASIDFNEADKTVTIVEPCPTKTSVLVLGVTCALLVLIYISTIFCYYMKKWLSPRKMMP; this is encoded by the exons ATGGGCTCCTCCGCGATCGGCACGATGGCGACCATAGTCGCGAGCGTGACGCTCCTGACCTTGGTCACCGTCTCCCAAGCTGCTCTGG CCAGGACAGCGTTCGAGAAGCTGACGGACTACGATTATCGCGGAACGACTTATTACAGCGTGAGGAACCTGTCGTTGTACGAGTGCCAGGGATGGTGCAGGGAGGAGGCGGAGTGTCAGGCGGCGGCCTTCTCGTTCGTGGTGAATCCTCTGGCGCCGATGCAGGACACCCTCTGCCAACTCCAGAACGAGACAGCGGCCACGAATCCTGCTGCGCAGCCCCAGAGGGCCGCGAACATGTACTACATGACGAAGCTTCAGATCAGATCGG AGAACGTTTGCCTGCGCCCGTGGTCCTTCGAGCGGGTCCCGAACAAGATGATCCGTGGCCTGGACAACGCGTTGATTTACACGTCGACGAAGGAGGCCTGTCTCGCGGCTTGTCTGAAcgagcaccgtttcacctgccgtTCCGTCGAGTACAATTACGTAACCCTGCAGTGTCACCTGAGCGACTCTGATCGAAGAACCACCGGCCAGTACGTGCAGTTCGTGGACGCCCAGGGCGTCGATTACTTCGAAAATCTCTGTCTGAAAG GAAAAGAGGCGTGCAAGTCACAGAGGATCTTCCAGATGCCGAGGATCGGCGTGGCCGACGACAAGGTTGCGCAATACGCGGGTTTGCACTACTACACCGACAAGGAGCTCCAGGTTCAGAGCGAGTCCGCGTGCAGATTGGCCTGCGAGATCGAGAACGAGTTCCTCTGCAGATCCTTCCTCTATCGCGGCGCCCCTCAGGGATCGGCTTACAACTGCCAGCTGTTCCATCTGGATCACTGGACTCTTCCCGATGGACCCTCGACGTACCTAAACGCCGAACGACCTTTGATAGACAACGGGGAGCGGGTTGGAACTTACTTCGAGAACTACTGCGAAA AGGGTTCAGGGCCCATCGCCGATCCGCTTCCGATCGTCTTCGAGACCACGGAGGACCCCACGATCAACAACCTCACGAGAAACGACATTAATTGCGACAAAACTGGCACCTGCTACGATG TGTCTGTGGACTGCAAGGACACGCGTATCGCGGTTCAGGTACGCACGAACAAGCCCTTCAATGGCCGGATCTACGCCCTCGGGCGATCGGAGACCTGCAACATCGACGTGATCAACAGCGATCTCTTCAGGCTCGATCTGACCATGAGCGGGCAGGACTGCAACACTCAGAGCGTG ACTGGGATCTACTCGAACACCGTCGTCCTGCAACACCATTCCGTGGTAATGACCAAGGCCGACAAGATCTACAAGGTGAAGTGCACCTACGACATGTCCTCCAAGAACATCACCTTTGGGATGATGCCCATCAGGGACCCGGAAATGATCAGCATCACCAGCGCGCCGGAAGCCCCTCCTCCGAGGATCCGCATCCTCGACAGCAGGTCCAGGGAAGTCGAGACTGTCCGCATCGGAGACAAACTCACCTTCAGAATCGAAATCCCGGAAGACA CTCCTTATGGCATCTTCGCTCGCAGCTGCGTGGCCATGGCAAAGGACTCGAAGAGCACGTTCCagatcatcgacgacgaagg GTGCCCGGTCGATCCGTCGATCTTCCCCAGCTTCACGCCAGACGGAAACGCTCTGCAGTCTGTGTACGAGGCGTTCAGATTCACCGAATCATACGGGGTGATCTTCCAGTGTAACGTTAAATACTGTCTGGGACCTTGCGAGCCG GCTGTCTGCGAATGGGGTCGCGAATCTGTGGAGTCGTGGGGTAAGAGGCGTCGAAGGAGCCTCGCGAACGCCACGGAGGAGAAGTCGGAGGACATGACGCTGTCGCAGGAGATCCTGGTCCTCGACTTTGGCGACGAGAAGCAGTCGGAGTTCTTGAAGAGCGACGCCAGCATAGACTTCAACGAAGCAG ACAAAACGGTGACCATAGTGGAGCCCTGTCCGACCAAGACTTCGGTGCTGGTGTTGGGCGTAACGTGCGCCCTGTTGGTTCTGATCTACATCTCCACGATCTTTTGCTACTACATGAAGAAGTGGCTGTCGCCTCGTAAAATGATGCCGTGA